From a single Oncorhynchus nerka isolate Pitt River linkage group LG11, Oner_Uvic_2.0, whole genome shotgun sequence genomic region:
- the sirt2 gene encoding NAD-dependent protein deacetylase sirtuin-2 isoform X3 → MSDVPEASNREEVEENTPEPEEQSDDSSDDGEASGDTEMDFLRNLFSKTLGISGEKVLDELTLEGVASYIQSGKCKNIICMVGAGISTSAGIPDFRSPDTGLYANLQKYNLPYPEAIFQIDYFKKHPEPFFALARELYPGQFKPTVCHYFIKLLKDKGLLKRCYSQNIDTLERVAGVEGEDLIEAHGTFYTSHCVSFMCRKEYDLDWMKEKIFSDDIPKCDKCSNLVKPDIVFFGENLPKRFFTSMAMDFPRCDLLIIMGTSLQVQPFAALVGRVSNSCPRLLINLEKAGGADPLLGIISIGGGMDFDSAKAYRDVAHISTCDDGCLALAELLGWKAELEEMVKREHEKINSKAEEEQTNQSSGAAGKAESGKAESGKAEVE, encoded by the exons ATGTCTGATGTACCAG AAGCTTCTAACAGAGAAGAGGTCGAGGAGAACACCCCTGAACCAGAG GAGCAGTCAGACGATAGCAGTGACGACGGCGAGGCATCAGGGGACACAGAGA TGGATTTCCTGCGCAATCTCTTCTCTAAAACCTTGGGCATATCTGGAGAGAAGGTTTTGGATGAGCTGACTCTTGAGGGGGTGGCCAGTTACATACAGAGTGGCAAAT gCAAAAACATAATCTGTATGGTGGGTGCAGGGATCTCTACAT cGGCTGGGATCCCTGACTTCCGCTCCCCAGACACGGGGCTCTATGCTAACCTGCAGAAGTATAACTTGCCATACCCTGAGGCTATCTTCCAGATAGACTACTTTAAG AAACACCCTGAGCCCTTCTTTGCCCTGGCCAGGGAGCTGTACCCAGGACAATTCAAG CCCACAGTATGTCACTACTTCATCAAGTTGCTGAAGGACAAAGGGCTACTCAAACGCTGCTACTCACAG AATATTGACACCCTGGAACGTGTAgcaggagtggagggagaggaccTGATTGAAGCCCACGGCACCTTCTACACCTCACACTGTGTCAGCTTTATGTGCCGCAAAGAGTACGACTTGGACTGGATGAAAG AGAAAATCTTCTCGGATGACATCCCCAAATGTGACAAGTGCAGCAATCTGGTTAAACCAG ACATTGTTTTCTTTGGTGAGAATCTACCGAAGAGGTTCTTCACCTCAATGGCCATG GACTTTCCTCGCTGTGATCTGCTGATTATAATGGGGACCTCACTGCAGGTTCAGCCCTTTGCTGCTCTGGTTGGCAG GGTTTCAAACAGCTGCCCCAGACTGCTCATTAACCTGGAGAAAGCAGGCGGT GCAGATCCTCTATTAGGGATTATAAGCATTGGCGGAGGGATGGACTTTGACTCAGCGAAAGCATACAG GGATGTGGCTCATATTAGTACATGTGATGATGGATGCTTGGCACTTGCTGAGCTACTGGGATGGAAG GCGGAGCTGGAAGAGATGGTGAAACGGGAGCATGAGAAGATTAACAGCAAAGCCGAAGAGGAACAGACCAATCAGAGCTCTGGAGCTGCAGGGAAGGCGGAGTCAGGGAAGGCGGAGTCAGGGAAG GCGGAGGTAGAATAA
- the sirt2 gene encoding NAD-dependent protein deacetylase sirtuin-2 isoform X2 — protein sequence MSDVPASNREEVEENTPEPEEQSDDSSDDGEASGDTEMDFLRNLFSKTLGISGEKVLDELTLEGVASYIQSGKCKNIICMVGAGISTSAGIPDFRSPDTGLYANLQKYNLPYPEAIFQIDYFKKHPEPFFALARELYPGQFKPTVCHYFIKLLKDKGLLKRCYSQNIDTLERVAGVEGEDLIEAHGTFYTSHCVSFMCRKEYDLDWMKEKIFSDDIPKCDKCSNLVKPDIVFFGENLPKRFFTSMAMDFPRCDLLIIMGTSLQVQPFAALVGRVSNSCPRLLINLEKAGGADPLLGIISIGGGMDFDSAKAYRDVAHISTCDDGCLALAELLGWKAELEEMVKREHEKINSKAEEEQTNQSSGAAGKAESGKAESGKAESGKAESGKAESGKAELLV from the exons ATGTCTGATGTACCAG CTTCTAACAGAGAAGAGGTCGAGGAGAACACCCCTGAACCAGAG GAGCAGTCAGACGATAGCAGTGACGACGGCGAGGCATCAGGGGACACAGAGA TGGATTTCCTGCGCAATCTCTTCTCTAAAACCTTGGGCATATCTGGAGAGAAGGTTTTGGATGAGCTGACTCTTGAGGGGGTGGCCAGTTACATACAGAGTGGCAAAT gCAAAAACATAATCTGTATGGTGGGTGCAGGGATCTCTACAT cGGCTGGGATCCCTGACTTCCGCTCCCCAGACACGGGGCTCTATGCTAACCTGCAGAAGTATAACTTGCCATACCCTGAGGCTATCTTCCAGATAGACTACTTTAAG AAACACCCTGAGCCCTTCTTTGCCCTGGCCAGGGAGCTGTACCCAGGACAATTCAAG CCCACAGTATGTCACTACTTCATCAAGTTGCTGAAGGACAAAGGGCTACTCAAACGCTGCTACTCACAG AATATTGACACCCTGGAACGTGTAgcaggagtggagggagaggaccTGATTGAAGCCCACGGCACCTTCTACACCTCACACTGTGTCAGCTTTATGTGCCGCAAAGAGTACGACTTGGACTGGATGAAAG AGAAAATCTTCTCGGATGACATCCCCAAATGTGACAAGTGCAGCAATCTGGTTAAACCAG ACATTGTTTTCTTTGGTGAGAATCTACCGAAGAGGTTCTTCACCTCAATGGCCATG GACTTTCCTCGCTGTGATCTGCTGATTATAATGGGGACCTCACTGCAGGTTCAGCCCTTTGCTGCTCTGGTTGGCAG GGTTTCAAACAGCTGCCCCAGACTGCTCATTAACCTGGAGAAAGCAGGCGGT GCAGATCCTCTATTAGGGATTATAAGCATTGGCGGAGGGATGGACTTTGACTCAGCGAAAGCATACAG GGATGTGGCTCATATTAGTACATGTGATGATGGATGCTTGGCACTTGCTGAGCTACTGGGATGGAAG GCGGAGCTGGAAGAGATGGTGAAACGGGAGCATGAGAAGATTAACAGCAAAGCCGAAGAGGAACAGACCAATCAGAGCTCTGGAGCTGCAGGGAAGGCGGAGTCAGGGAAGGCGGAGTCAGGGAAGGCGGAGTCAGGGAAGGCGGAGTCAGGGAAGGCGGAGTCAGGGAAGGCGGAG CTGTTGGTGTAG
- the sirt2 gene encoding NAD-dependent protein deacetylase sirtuin-2 isoform X4: protein MDFLRNLFSKTLGISGEKVLDELTLEGVASYIQSGKCKNIICMVGAGISTSAGIPDFRSPDTGLYANLQKYNLPYPEAIFQIDYFKKHPEPFFALARELYPGQFKPTVCHYFIKLLKDKGLLKRCYSQNIDTLERVAGVEGEDLIEAHGTFYTSHCVSFMCRKEYDLDWMKEKIFSDDIPKCDKCSNLVKPDIVFFGENLPKRFFTSMAMDFPRCDLLIIMGTSLQVQPFAALVGRVSNSCPRLLINLEKAGGADPLLGIISIGGGMDFDSAKAYRDVAHISTCDDGCLALAELLGWKAELEEMVKREHEKINSKAEEEQTNQSSGAAGKAESGKAESGKAESGKAESGKAESGKAELLV from the exons A TGGATTTCCTGCGCAATCTCTTCTCTAAAACCTTGGGCATATCTGGAGAGAAGGTTTTGGATGAGCTGACTCTTGAGGGGGTGGCCAGTTACATACAGAGTGGCAAAT gCAAAAACATAATCTGTATGGTGGGTGCAGGGATCTCTACAT cGGCTGGGATCCCTGACTTCCGCTCCCCAGACACGGGGCTCTATGCTAACCTGCAGAAGTATAACTTGCCATACCCTGAGGCTATCTTCCAGATAGACTACTTTAAG AAACACCCTGAGCCCTTCTTTGCCCTGGCCAGGGAGCTGTACCCAGGACAATTCAAG CCCACAGTATGTCACTACTTCATCAAGTTGCTGAAGGACAAAGGGCTACTCAAACGCTGCTACTCACAG AATATTGACACCCTGGAACGTGTAgcaggagtggagggagaggaccTGATTGAAGCCCACGGCACCTTCTACACCTCACACTGTGTCAGCTTTATGTGCCGCAAAGAGTACGACTTGGACTGGATGAAAG AGAAAATCTTCTCGGATGACATCCCCAAATGTGACAAGTGCAGCAATCTGGTTAAACCAG ACATTGTTTTCTTTGGTGAGAATCTACCGAAGAGGTTCTTCACCTCAATGGCCATG GACTTTCCTCGCTGTGATCTGCTGATTATAATGGGGACCTCACTGCAGGTTCAGCCCTTTGCTGCTCTGGTTGGCAG GGTTTCAAACAGCTGCCCCAGACTGCTCATTAACCTGGAGAAAGCAGGCGGT GCAGATCCTCTATTAGGGATTATAAGCATTGGCGGAGGGATGGACTTTGACTCAGCGAAAGCATACAG GGATGTGGCTCATATTAGTACATGTGATGATGGATGCTTGGCACTTGCTGAGCTACTGGGATGGAAG GCGGAGCTGGAAGAGATGGTGAAACGGGAGCATGAGAAGATTAACAGCAAAGCCGAAGAGGAACAGACCAATCAGAGCTCTGGAGCTGCAGGGAAGGCGGAGTCAGGGAAGGCGGAGTCAGGGAAGGCGGAGTCAGGGAAGGCGGAGTCAGGGAAGGCGGAGTCAGGGAAGGCGGAG CTGTTGGTGTAG
- the LOC135573881 gene encoding distal membrane-arm assembly complex protein 2-like, with protein MRRSCSQVTLLVATSHYTSYIPVAPPSLQARLLLFLSQRFHDIETLLSWSSWFKNRGLRQQNFFYGYTQQNYGDNVAAAYYILSLKGGFRFAGQSEWFRSDRRGKFSWDFMNRRDSAIEEMDVSNTLINYTGLENLDKKGFTGKDIAASKIAPKSTIYRIIKNFKESGSIVVKKASGRPRKSPKVGSAVGSGHNQYRACSGMAAGSQGSGLTLNFV; from the exons ATGCGGCGAAGCTGTAGTCAGGTGACCCTCTTGGTCGCCACATCGCATTACACGAGTTATATCCCTGTGGCTCCGCCCTCACTACAAGCCaggctcctcctcttcctgagCCAGCGTTTCCATGACATCGAGACTCTCCTCAGCTGGAGCTCCTGGTTCAAGAACCGAGGTCTACGTCAGCAGAATTT TTTCTATGGTTACACCCAGCAGAACTATGGGGACAACGTTGCAGCTGCTTATTACATCCTTAGCCTCAAGGGAGGATTCAG GTTTGCAGGACAGTCAGAGTGGTTCCGATCAGACAGAAGAGGGAAGTTCAGCTGGGATTTCATGAACCGCCGGGACAGTGCCATAGAGGAAATGGATGTCAGCAACACACTCATTAACTACACAGGCCTAGAAAACCTGG acaaaaagggcttcacaggcaaggatattgctgccagtaagattgcacctaaatcaaccatttatcggatcatcaagaacttcaaggagagtggttcaattgttgtgaagaaggcttcagggcgcccaagaaagtctccTAAAGTTggttcagctgtgggatcggggcacaaccagtacagagcttgttcaggaatggcagcaggcag ccaagggagtgggctcactctcAATTTTGTCTAA
- the sirt2 gene encoding NAD-dependent protein deacetylase sirtuin-2 isoform X1, producing MSDVPEASNREEVEENTPEPEEQSDDSSDDGEASGDTEMDFLRNLFSKTLGISGEKVLDELTLEGVASYIQSGKCKNIICMVGAGISTSAGIPDFRSPDTGLYANLQKYNLPYPEAIFQIDYFKKHPEPFFALARELYPGQFKPTVCHYFIKLLKDKGLLKRCYSQNIDTLERVAGVEGEDLIEAHGTFYTSHCVSFMCRKEYDLDWMKEKIFSDDIPKCDKCSNLVKPDIVFFGENLPKRFFTSMAMDFPRCDLLIIMGTSLQVQPFAALVGRVSNSCPRLLINLEKAGGADPLLGIISIGGGMDFDSAKAYRDVAHISTCDDGCLALAELLGWKAELEEMVKREHEKINSKAEEEQTNQSSGAAGKAESGKAESGKAESGKAESGKAESGKAELLV from the exons ATGTCTGATGTACCAG AAGCTTCTAACAGAGAAGAGGTCGAGGAGAACACCCCTGAACCAGAG GAGCAGTCAGACGATAGCAGTGACGACGGCGAGGCATCAGGGGACACAGAGA TGGATTTCCTGCGCAATCTCTTCTCTAAAACCTTGGGCATATCTGGAGAGAAGGTTTTGGATGAGCTGACTCTTGAGGGGGTGGCCAGTTACATACAGAGTGGCAAAT gCAAAAACATAATCTGTATGGTGGGTGCAGGGATCTCTACAT cGGCTGGGATCCCTGACTTCCGCTCCCCAGACACGGGGCTCTATGCTAACCTGCAGAAGTATAACTTGCCATACCCTGAGGCTATCTTCCAGATAGACTACTTTAAG AAACACCCTGAGCCCTTCTTTGCCCTGGCCAGGGAGCTGTACCCAGGACAATTCAAG CCCACAGTATGTCACTACTTCATCAAGTTGCTGAAGGACAAAGGGCTACTCAAACGCTGCTACTCACAG AATATTGACACCCTGGAACGTGTAgcaggagtggagggagaggaccTGATTGAAGCCCACGGCACCTTCTACACCTCACACTGTGTCAGCTTTATGTGCCGCAAAGAGTACGACTTGGACTGGATGAAAG AGAAAATCTTCTCGGATGACATCCCCAAATGTGACAAGTGCAGCAATCTGGTTAAACCAG ACATTGTTTTCTTTGGTGAGAATCTACCGAAGAGGTTCTTCACCTCAATGGCCATG GACTTTCCTCGCTGTGATCTGCTGATTATAATGGGGACCTCACTGCAGGTTCAGCCCTTTGCTGCTCTGGTTGGCAG GGTTTCAAACAGCTGCCCCAGACTGCTCATTAACCTGGAGAAAGCAGGCGGT GCAGATCCTCTATTAGGGATTATAAGCATTGGCGGAGGGATGGACTTTGACTCAGCGAAAGCATACAG GGATGTGGCTCATATTAGTACATGTGATGATGGATGCTTGGCACTTGCTGAGCTACTGGGATGGAAG GCGGAGCTGGAAGAGATGGTGAAACGGGAGCATGAGAAGATTAACAGCAAAGCCGAAGAGGAACAGACCAATCAGAGCTCTGGAGCTGCAGGGAAGGCGGAGTCAGGGAAGGCGGAGTCAGGGAAGGCGGAGTCAGGGAAGGCGGAGTCAGGGAAGGCGGAGTCAGGGAAGGCGGAG CTGTTGGTGTAG